The following is a genomic window from Desulfobacterales bacterium.
CCATATTTCTGTAATGCGCAAACACTTAGGCAACGATGGCTGCGGAATAAAATTGTTTTGAAAAAAGCTGAAATTCGATCATAACCACCTCCCATTGGCAACCACACTATCGAATCGATATAATGCCGCTTGTTGAGAATTATTCTGTGTCTAACAATGCTTGGGCCTGAGAGTCAAGTGCAATGGTGCAGGGCTTGACAAACAGATCGTTTCCATCAACAATGCAGTGTCTCGCAGCCCGGAGCGCCAACTGTTTTGATTCAATCACCTTCTATGGAATATTTCGAAAGGATTATTTTTGTCTGAATTTAAAATCAATCGATTGATATCCGGCGGATTGATTACCAACTACTTTTGCACATCGCGCTGCAAGCATTGCCTGTATAATTGCAGCCCGGCCTGGGAAAAGGATTATATGACGCCGCAGGTCGCCGAAGAAAACCTGCGGTCCATCAAGCAGCTGGGATGTACGGCAGTGCACATCGGCGGCGGGGAACCCCTTTTAAGACCCGAAAAGCTGGCAACGATTCTCGAAGTGGCAGCTGCCGTCGGTGTTGACGTCGATTATGTCGAAACCAATTCGTCCTGGTTTAAGGATGAGGACTCGGCAGCGGCCATGCTGTCGCACCTGCATCAAAAGGGCCTGCAGACGCTGCTGGTATCCATCAGCCCATTTCATAACGAATATATTCCATTGGCGAAGATGAAAGGCGTTGTGGATGCCGCCCGCAAAACCGGTATCAGCATATTCCCATGGGTATCAGACTTTTTAGGGGACCTTTCCCAGTTGGACGGCAGCGGCACCCACTCGCTGGCAGAATATGAAGCTTTGTTCGGCGAAAAATATATGAAAAATCTGCCGCAACGCTACTGGATCCACCTGGGCGGCCGGGCATTAAAAACGTTTAGACCCTTTTTTGCGGAAAAATCTGCGGAACAAATCCTAAATGAGAATGCCGGAGGTTGTGCGGGAGAGCTGACAAACACGGGGCATTTTCACCTGGATCTTTTTGGCAATTACATTCCCGGACTTTGTGCCGGTCTTTCCATCAGAAGAGAGGACTTAGGCCAGCCGATTGGGGCCGATACATATCCGGTTTTATCGACCTTGTTTGCAAAAGGCATCCGGGGTATTTATAAAATGGCCGAAGAGACCTTTGATTTCACACCCGCAAACCCTCGTTACATCAATAAATGCGATCTGTGCACAGAAATTCGAACCCTATTCGTCCAACACAATTTCGGCGGCCCCTACGAACTCAACCCCAAAGAATTCTACACCAATCCCTGATGTGCTTTAATCAAGCAACCCATCAAAATTAATTCGCTAAATACATCTGACCGCAAAAGGATATTTGGAATTGTTAAATTAGCACCCAGAATTAAGAAATTTTTTTGATGAGCCCCGCTTATAAAAAGCTCTAAAGAAAGAGGCAATAAGAACCATTTTGAGAATGGTATTGAAAAAATTTCGTTGTAATAAATAAATGAGGTAGTTTTTCGCTGAGCAAGGCCGCACAAGAATCTTAGCCCTCGACGTACTAATAGTACTTCGAGGGCTAAGATGTGCGGAGAACACCGCTCAGCGAAAAAATAACCATTTAGTTATTGCAACGAACGGATTCCCAGCCAAGTATGGCCAGCTTCCTGGCCTTCCCGCCGCCGTAATTTCCAAAATCCGCAGTTTTGCGAATCACCCGATGACAGGGGATCACAAACGGTATCGGATTACTTCCGACGGCATTGCCGACGGCACGTGACGCTTTGGGCATCCCGATGTAGGCGGCTACATCTTCATAAGAGACCACCGCCCCCATGGGTATCCGGACGAGCGCCTCCCAGACTTTGATTTGAAAATTCGTGCCGTTTAAAACCAGATGCAGAGGTGTTGTGTTTTGTTCGGCCAGGGGATTGAATACCCGATCAACAATATGCCGGGTTGTATTCGGTTTTTCAGTTAAAGTTGCATTTTTCCACCTGGATTTCAAACCTGACAGAGCTGCCTGCCGATTTTGATTTTGGACAAAATTCAAACCGCAGATACCCCTGTCGGTGGTTGCCAGCAAACATTCGCCGAACGGGGTGGCATGATATCCGTATGCGATTTCAAGACCCTTGCCCTTGGCCTTGTACTCTCCGGGGGTGACGGCTTCACAGGTAACAAATAAATCGTGTAGGCGGCCCGGGCTGGTCAGGCCGGCTTCATAGGTAACGTCTAACAGGTTAATCGACTTTTCCAGCAAGATTTTGGCGTGCTCTTTAGTCAAATATTGCAGAAACCGTTTGGGGCTGATTCCCACCCAGCGGCTGAAAAGCCGCTGAAAATGGTATTCGCTCATGTGAATCTTTTTGGCAATTTCTTCCAAACCCGGTTGGGAGTGAAAATTGTCGATCAAAAATGTGATGGCTTTTTCGATGCGCTCATAGTCAATGGCAGCCTGGGAAAATGTTTCAGCGGTCATGTTTGTCCCCCTTTTTTTAGCCTAAAATAGTCCATATGCAGTGCATCTGCCACCCGATTCTTGCGGTTTTTCACCTTTCGGTTGGCCCAAGACAAAAGCGCCAACAATCTCAAATATCTGGTCATGGTGTTGCTGCCGGATTAATTATCTACATATCGCTTATCAGAAAATGACATGCCCGGTTCTCAGGCCTGCAGCATCGGAGATATAGATCGATAACTCAGGATAAAGAAGCTGAGCACACCCATGGATATGGCAGCGAAATTTAAAAAAACATCTGATTTTTGAGCCGAAAAAGCGTAAATTTGGACACGCGCTGTATCTCCTTGTGGGTTTTGATGGCTGGGCCGAAGATTTAGCCTAACAGATTGAAAACCATATTCTTTTAATGCAAAACGCCCAAATCACAACCATTATGTATGGCATCTGTTACCTAATTTTCATTCATTTGTTACACACTAATTTTTAAATTGCAACAACCGTCATTTTAATAAGGCTCTGTTATTTATATAAATATATGATATTGGGGTTTTTGCATACTTTTTGCAGATTTAGAACTTGATCATAACATTGCAGACAATGAAACAGATGCTGCCGTGGGTCGCAAGGTCAATTTCTCCATCACATGTCGGATGCTGGTTAAATCTCGTAAATTTTTCAAGGCGTTAAGAAAGTAAGGTGAGCACCATATGATTTCCGCACTGCAACGGTCCACTAAATTAGGAAAAGATTTCACTGCAAAATCTGCTGGCGATCGAAAGATGAAGGATTATGAAATCATCGCTCAATTGTACTATTTAATAAAAAATCTGTCTGAGGAGCAGAAAAAGGATCTTTTCAAGCAATTTCTTAACGGGAACATGACCAACTTTTTGTTAAAAGCAGCCATCGATATGTCATCCGAGCAGCAGTTTATATTTATGAAACATCTGGAAGAAATGCAGCCCCAAGCCGAGCAGCCAGACCGCAGGGCAAGCGCCAGAAAGGATTGCCTGATAAACGTCCATTTTAAAATTCGAGGGCAAAAATTTCGCAGCTATATTCTGGACATCAGCAAATCCGGCGCCTTTATTGAAACCAGCGACCGGTTTTCCAGCGGTTTAAAAATGCTGCTTCGGTTCTCATCTCCCGAAAACCGCCAAGCATTAAATCTTATCGGTGAAATCGTCTGGGCTGATTCCCGCGGTGTTGGTGTGAAGTTTATCCATCTCACAGGCGATCAAATCCGCGTATTGAAATCTTTTACCGAAAAAACTGACGAGGTTTTGGAGATCACTAGTTAACACGGAAGTTAAATAGTCAAATAGTTGATTCGTTAAATGGTTGGAATCCTCTGACCAATTGATGTTTAGATTAATTGACTATTTTACATAGTTTCGAATCACAGAAGGGTGGAATCCACGCGAGTACAGAAAGCGATATATCTTATCGCTTCTTTTTTTTGGATCGGGTTCGCGCGCAAACGTCTTCTTTTTCTTTTCTAAAATCCGGCTGGCGTGTACATATTCATCAACTCCGGGGTATTCCGCCGAAAGAATCCTATCGATTGCGTCACCCCTTAAACGTTTCCTTTTTAACGCCAGTCGAATATAGCGTTTGCCGAAACACTTGCGTTTAAGCTGTAAAATATAAAGCCGGGCGGTTTTTTGGTCATCGATATAATTGAAACGCTCGCACTTTTCTATCACCCCATTGATAACGTCGCTCGCAAATCCCCGTTGCTGCAGTTTCCGTTTTAATTCGTATTGCGAATGGTCGCGATACGTTAAAATTCGAACCGCGGTATTCATCGCCTGCTGGTCATTCTTCTTATCAGGAGACGTAAGGCTCTGTATTCTGTCATCTGTCATCTGTCTTCTAATCTCTGCTTGCCGCGCCGACTTGTGGGGTCGTAGCCCTCAGGGCGGAGCCCCAAGCTCGTTAGAGCGAAGACGGGTCATCTGTTTTCCGCCCTCTGTCCTCTGACTTCTGTCCTCTGTCTTTAATCCGGCAGCCAGGGCCCTTTAACCTGGTAGCCATCGGCAAGAAGCAAACGGCTCATTCCCTTTAGATGCGGTGCCCCCAGGAAAGCAACGACATCCCCCTGGGCCAACTCCGCTTGCATCCTTTTAAAAAACACTTCATCGCGACGATCAATAATGGTGTGATGCCGGCTTGGAAAGCGGATACCGGAAAGTCGCAGTTTTTCCAGATCACCCTTCAAATAGGACTTGACGTAATCATTGGCCAGTGTTTCCCAATGATCCGTCTGCTTGAGAAAATACATGATTTTCTCGTGTGAAATATTTTTCAACACCGTTATTTGTTCTTCAATGCTTTCAAGAAACACGACCTGTTTGCCCAACTCTTGCGCCACATTGTATCCTTCCATATCGACCGAATATTTCCAGCCATTGCGCCGCAAGTAGGTGGACCACAGCGTAAAAAACGCCAGCCAAGGATGCATGCCTTTCACCAAATCGTAAACGGTCTCTCTGAGGCTGTCTTTACAATAATGAACAAATTGAGTTGAATTTCTCAGCCGACAAACTGGTATCAAGGCACCGGTGATGCCGGCAATGGTTTGATCATCCAGCTCATCAAAGAGATGATAGGACGATTCCGGATCTATACCAGCTTGCCTGACCCGGGCCATGTTATCCTCATCCAGCGGGCCTTCAAAAATGGCCACCCGAGCATCTTGCAGACAGCGGCGCAGCGAATCTCGAAAGCTATAGGGAAAGAAATGGGCGGTGCCGACAAGCTGAGAGCTGTTGCCGTTTTTTTGTACCTGCCAGATCATTTTAAGCTTTTTTTGTTTTGATTTAATTGAAAACATATGATCCCATCAGCGCGCTTAACGCGTTTTCCCCAAATCGCGCAAGATATTCAAAAAGGACATTTTTTTTGCTTTCAGCTCACCCATTTCATATCGGCGGGAGGGCATTGCGCCCCACTTTTCCTTAAAACGACGAATACCGGCGTTTACTCCCAGTCCAAGATGAATGTATGGCTTCTGATATTCCAGGCTCAGCTTAATCAGCTCAAAACATAAAAGATCCGATGCCCCCACAACATAATTTTTCTTGGAATGGCACCCGATAATGTAATTGGAAAATTTGCTGGCTTCAAGGTCAACCACATAAAAGGCGCTCAACCGATGGTCTTTATTCCATGCATTTAGCACAAAGGCCTTATCCGCCGCGGCCACAAAATCCGGCATTTTAAACAACAGCCGCTCCACGCGCTTTGACAACTGTTTGCGCTCGGCAAATTCCTGCATCAGATCATAATGGTCGCGCTGCATGCGCGGTGATAATTCCACCCGTAAACTCTCAAGCGCTTTTCTCAGATTGCGTTTTACCGGGCTGCGGATCGTTGGCGCTTGGGTCTCCAGCGTATAGTAAACATCGCTTTGGTGTTCGCGGCAGTTGACAGCCAGGGACGACGGCATTTGCGGTGCAACCAGCGAAATGAATTCGGGACGGAATGTTTCTTTTACTTTGGATAAAATATTTTTTAATGCTTCACTGGTAAAATTATCTTCCAGGGGGTAGCCGATCAGGATGAGCCAGTTTGCTTTGAGGCATATAAAAAAATCATCCATTAGAAACGGCTCCCCGCCGGATACAAAGGTCATCAACTGTACGCAATGCTCCGGTACATAGGCCCGGTTCAAAATATAGGCTTCTTCCTCAGCGCTAAGCATATCATTACTCAGATTAAAATGGGCCACAGCACCACACAGGCAAGCCCGGACCTTCCAAACACATTCTCAATATGAACAGATTTTTTTCTGTGTTCTCTGTGTGCTCCGTGGTTATGTTTTCCGCATTTTATAAATCAGATCGATAGCGTCTTTGGGCAGAGTGGTTATCTTTTTTTCGGTGGTTAAGGCATAAAAATAAATCTGGGCCACTTTTTCCAACAGCTCTGCATTTTTCCAGGCTTGGTCCAGGTCTTTTCCCAAGCTCAAGGCACCATGGTTTTGCAGTATATAGCAATAGCAATCGTTGTCTAGTTTGTGGACAACATTTTGGGCCAGCTCCGTACTTCCGGAAATGGCATAAGGAACCACATCCACCTCAGCACCGATCTCAAATGTGATTTCATCAAACAGGGCCGGTATCGGTTTATTGATTATCGACAATATACCAGCAAAGACCGGATGGGAATGAATGACGGCCTGGATATCGGGTCGGTTTCGATAAACGCTGAGGTGCATCGTTGCTTCAATCGATGGTGTCAGATGTCCTTCAATGGATTTGAATTGGTCATCAACCACACAAATGTCATCCGACGTCATTTCCTGGTAGGGGCGGCGGGACGGGGTTATCGCCATCATACAATCAGTGTTAAGTTTGACCGAAATGTTGCCCCCGCTGCCCCTGATACATCCGAAATAGCCATGTTCAGAGAGCCAGCGGGCACATTCAACGATGGCCTGTTTGTGTTTATCAAATTGACCCATGGCTTGCTCCGTTGTGTGCTTTTTACATTTAATACCATATGCAGCGATTATTAATAAATGGTTTTTCTTGACCCTGTACCCCAACCTGAGATAATGCCCGTAAAGATATCACCTATCAGGTTTGCCCGTTTGCCCGGCCGAAGGTCCTCGTGAAACGGGATTGAGCCCGTTGTGCCGGTTAAAAAAGGATAATGTCTGATTCAATATTTACGGGCCAACGGGTTAACGGGCTAACCGGCTCAACCCATCAATATAGCGAAAGGAGCAATAGAATGCCTGATGTGGAAGAAATGAAAGAAGGAAAAAAATATTTTACTGATATTCCGCAGCAAACAGAAGGGTTCTTTTTGAAAGGATCCAATGCGCTGGACTGGGGGATGAAAAACAGGCTGGCCCGCATTTTCAACCCCGAATCCGGTCGCACGGTCATGCTGGCCATCGATCACGGATATTTTCAGGGTCCCACCACAGGACTTGAGCGGGTTGACGTCAATATTCTTCCGATTGTGCCCTACGCGGACACCTTGATGCTCACCCGCGGTATTCTCAGAAGCATTGTCCCGCCAGCCATTACCAAACCGATTGTGCTGCGGGTATCGGGCGGCACCAGCATCCTCAAAGAGCTGTCAAATGAAGAGATCGCCGTAGATATTGAGGAATCCATTCGTCTGAATGTTTGTGCCATGGCCGTCCAGGTATTCATCGGGGGTGAATACGAAAGGCAATCGATTATCAACATGACCAAGATGGTGGATATCGGCACACGGTACGGCATTCCAACCCTGGCAGTTACCGCCGTGGGTAAGGATATGGCCCGCGATGCCCGCTACTTCAGGCTGGCCACCCGTATTTGTGCCGAACTGGGCGCTCATTATATTAAAACCTATTATATCGAGAAAGATTTTGAAACCGTTTGCGCTTCCTGCCCGGTACCGATCGTGATGGCCGGCGGCAAGAAAATACCGGAACTGGATGCCCTCACCATGGCCTATAATGCCGTGCAGCAGGGGGCTAGCGGCGTGGACATGGGTCGCAATATATTTCAGTCCGATTCTCCGATTGCGATGCTGCAGGCGGTCGCGGCAGTGGTTCATCAAAACGAAAAACCGGATAAGGCTCTGGATCTATACGAAACACTCAAAAATCAGTCATGAAAGTAGCCGTCTGGTATAACAACGAAGATATTCGAATCGAAGAAGTGCTGCGACCAAAACCCGGTGTCAAGGAGATGCTGATAAAAGTGGTGTCATGCGGAATTTGCGGCAGCGATATCGTTGAGTGGTATCGACTGCCGCGAGCGCCGCTGGTGCAGGGGCATGAAATCGGCGCCGAGGTGGTTGAAGTCGGCAGAGCGGTGTCGATGTATAAGCCCGGGGATCGAGTTTTTATTGCACCCAAAGTCCCGTGCATGGCTTGCTCTTATTGTCAGAACGGCCAATATCCGGTGTGCTCAAAAGTCAAAGAAAGACTGCCCGGCGGGTTTGCAGAATATGTTCTGGTGCCTGAATCTTTAGTCGAAAAAGGAACATATCGCTTACCGGACCCGATCACCTATGATCAAAGCACCTTTATTGAACCGCTGGCCTGTGTGATCAGGGCCCAACGATTGGCCGAGGTA
Proteins encoded in this region:
- a CDS encoding radical SAM protein — its product is MSEFKINRLISGGLITNYFCTSRCKHCLYNCSPAWEKDYMTPQVAEENLRSIKQLGCTAVHIGGGEPLLRPEKLATILEVAAAVGVDVDYVETNSSWFKDEDSAAAMLSHLHQKGLQTLLVSISPFHNEYIPLAKMKGVVDAARKTGISIFPWVSDFLGDLSQLDGSGTHSLAEYEALFGEKYMKNLPQRYWIHLGGRALKTFRPFFAEKSAEQILNENAGGCAGELTNTGHFHLDLFGNYIPGLCAGLSIRREDLGQPIGADTYPVLSTLFAKGIRGIYKMAEETFDFTPANPRYINKCDLCTEIRTLFVQHNFGGPYELNPKEFYTNP
- a CDS encoding bifunctional helix-turn-helix domain-containing protein/methylated-DNA--[protein]-cysteine S-methyltransferase, translating into MTAETFSQAAIDYERIEKAITFLIDNFHSQPGLEEIAKKIHMSEYHFQRLFSRWVGISPKRFLQYLTKEHAKILLEKSINLLDVTYEAGLTSPGRLHDLFVTCEAVTPGEYKAKGKGLEIAYGYHATPFGECLLATTDRGICGLNFVQNQNRQAALSGLKSRWKNATLTEKPNTTRHIVDRVFNPLAEQNTTPLHLVLNGTNFQIKVWEALVRIPMGAVVSYEDVAAYIGMPKASRAVGNAVGSNPIPFVIPCHRVIRKTADFGNYGGGKARKLAILGWESVRCNN
- a CDS encoding PilZ domain-containing protein, which encodes MKDYEIIAQLYYLIKNLSEEQKKDLFKQFLNGNMTNFLLKAAIDMSSEQQFIFMKHLEEMQPQAEQPDRRASARKDCLINVHFKIRGQKFRSYILDISKSGAFIETSDRFSSGLKMLLRFSSPENRQALNLIGEIVWADSRGVGVKFIHLTGDQIRVLKSFTEKTDEVLEITS
- a CDS encoding regulatory protein RecX; its protein translation is MTDDRIQSLTSPDKKNDQQAMNTAVRILTYRDHSQYELKRKLQQRGFASDVINGVIEKCERFNYIDDQKTARLYILQLKRKCFGKRYIRLALKRKRLRGDAIDRILSAEYPGVDEYVHASRILEKKKKTFAREPDPKKRSDKIYRFLYSRGFHPSVIRNYVK
- a CDS encoding TraB/GumN family protein; this translates as MFSIKSKQKKLKMIWQVQKNGNSSQLVGTAHFFPYSFRDSLRRCLQDARVAIFEGPLDEDNMARVRQAGIDPESSYHLFDELDDQTIAGITGALIPVCRLRNSTQFVHYCKDSLRETVYDLVKGMHPWLAFFTLWSTYLRRNGWKYSVDMEGYNVAQELGKQVVFLESIEEQITVLKNISHEKIMYFLKQTDHWETLANDYVKSYLKGDLEKLRLSGIRFPSRHHTIIDRRDEVFFKRMQAELAQGDVVAFLGAPHLKGMSRLLLADGYQVKGPWLPD
- a CDS encoding class II aldolase/adducin family protein, yielding MGQFDKHKQAIVECARWLSEHGYFGCIRGSGGNISVKLNTDCMMAITPSRRPYQEMTSDDICVVDDQFKSIEGHLTPSIEATMHLSVYRNRPDIQAVIHSHPVFAGILSIINKPIPALFDEITFEIGAEVDVVPYAISGSTELAQNVVHKLDNDCYCYILQNHGALSLGKDLDQAWKNAELLEKVAQIYFYALTTEKKITTLPKDAIDLIYKMRKT
- the lsrF gene encoding 3-hydroxy-5-phosphonooxypentane-2,4-dione thiolase → MPDVEEMKEGKKYFTDIPQQTEGFFLKGSNALDWGMKNRLARIFNPESGRTVMLAIDHGYFQGPTTGLERVDVNILPIVPYADTLMLTRGILRSIVPPAITKPIVLRVSGGTSILKELSNEEIAVDIEESIRLNVCAMAVQVFIGGEYERQSIINMTKMVDIGTRYGIPTLAVTAVGKDMARDARYFRLATRICAELGAHYIKTYYIEKDFETVCASCPVPIVMAGGKKIPELDALTMAYNAVQQGASGVDMGRNIFQSDSPIAMLQAVAAVVHQNEKPDKALDLYETLKNQS